In the genome of Molothrus aeneus isolate 106 chromosome 5, BPBGC_Maene_1.0, whole genome shotgun sequence, one region contains:
- the NT5DC3 gene encoding 5'-nucleotidase domain-containing protein 3, whose amino-acid sequence MKSYLWSRYKEAKRVTKELVPSIMSNMLNPDAIFSNNEMSLSDIEIYGFDYDYTLVFYSKHLHTLIFNAARDLLINEHRYPAEIRKYDYDPNFAIRGLHYDVHRALLMKIDAFHYIQLGTVYRGLSVVPDEEVIAMYDGSHVPLEQMSDFYGKSSQGNTMKQFMDIFSLPEMTLLSCVNEYFLKNNIDYEPVHLYKDVKDSIRDVHIKGIMYRAIEADIEKYICYAEQTRAVLAKLADHGKKMFLITNSPSSFVDKGMKFIVGKDWRDLFDVVIVQAEKPNFFNDKRRPFRKVNERGVLLWDKIHKLQKGQIYKQGNLYEFLKLTGWRGSKVLYFGDHIYSDLADLTLKHGWRTGAIIPELRSEIKIMNTEKYIQTMTWLQTLTGLLEHMQVHRDPDSQMILEEWKKERKEMREMNRNFFNSHFGSIFRTDENPTYFLRRLSRFADIYMASLSCLLNYEPDYTFYPRRTPLQHELPGWSDQLCTGTFRIPFLQETVQIK is encoded by the exons ATGAAGAGCTACCTGTGGTCGCGCTACAAGGAGGCCAAGAGGGTCACCAAGG AGTTGGTTCCTTCAATTATGAGTAACATGCTGAACCCTGATGCTATTTTTTCAAACAATGAAATGAGCCTGTCAGACATTGAAATTtatgggtttgattatgactaCACCTTGGTCTTTTATTCTAAACATCTACACACGCTCATATTCAATGCTGCTCGAGATCTTCTTATTAATGAGCACCGG TATCctgcagaaataagaaaatatgatTATGATCCCAATTTTGCCATCAGAGGGCTTCACTATGATGTGCACCGG gCATTATTAATGAAGATCGATGCTTTTCATTATATTCAGCTGGGAACAGTTTACAG aggcCTCAGTGTTGTCCCAGATGAAGAAGTCATTGCAATGTATGATGGTTCCCATGTCCCATTAGAACAAATGAGTGACTTTTATGGAAAG AGCTCGCAAGGAAATACAATGAAGCAATTCATGGATATATTTTCCTTGCCAGAAATGACACTCCTTTCTTGTGTGAAtgagtattttctgaaaaacaacatAGACTATGAACCTGTTCATCTGTACAAAGATGTCAAG GATTCAATCAGGGATGTTCATATCAAAGGAATAATGTACAGAGCAATTGAAGCAGATATTG AGAAATACATCTGCTATGCTGAACAAACTCGTGCAGTGTTAGCAAAGCTGGCTGATCATGGCAAGAAGATGTTTCTCATCACAAACAGTCCCAGCAGCTTTGT GGACAAAGGCATGAAGTTCATCGTTGGCAAGGACTGGAGGGATCTCTTTGATGTGGTCATTGTCCAGGCTGAAAAACCAAACTTTTTCAATGATAAGCGAAG ACCATTTCGGAAGGTGAATGAAAGGGGAGTCTTGCTCTGGGACAAGATTCACAAGCTGCAGAAAGGCCAGATTTACAAACAG GGTAACTTGTATGAATTTTTGAAGCTTACTGGCTGGAGGGGCTCTAAGGTTCTCTACTTTGGTGACCACATATACAGTGACTTGGCA GACTTGACCCTGAAGCACGGCTGGCGCACTGGTGCGATTATTCCAGAGTTACGATCGGAGATTAAAATCATGAACACAGAGAAGTACATTCAAACCATGACCTGGCTGCAAACCTTGACAGGATTATTGGAACACATGCAG GTTCACCGTGATCCTGACTCCCAAATGATTTTAGAAgaatggaagaaggaaagaaaggaaatgag GGAGATGAACAGGAACTTCTTCAATTCACACTTTGGAAGCATATTCAGAACTGATGAGAATCCAACTTACTTCCTGAGACGTCTCTCTAGGTTTGCAGATATCTACATGGCATCACTGAGCTGTCTCTTGAACTATGAACCTGATTACACCTTTTATCCAAGAAGGACTCCTTTGCAGCATGAACTTCCTGGCTGGTCAGACCAGCTGTGCACTGGTACATTCAGAATACCTTTTCTGCAAGAGACAGTTCAGATCAAATAA